In Lycium ferocissimum isolate CSIRO_LF1 chromosome 11, AGI_CSIRO_Lferr_CH_V1, whole genome shotgun sequence, a single genomic region encodes these proteins:
- the LOC132038208 gene encoding S-linalool synthase-like: protein MDSSSLSSIESLVNEIKKELLISNQDFNNTFLTQTSAYDTAWLAMIPYNNQEANGPMFESCLNWILNNQNEQGFWGEPNGENLPTIYALPTTLACMIALKKWNVGESHVRRGKIKLLFAILMDSSSLSSIESLVNEIKKELLISNQDFNNTFVTQTSAHDTAWLAMIPFNNQEANGSMVESCLNWIINNQNEQAFWGEPNGENLPTIYAHPTTLSCMVALKKWNVGESHIRKVPSRSPVDKELEMLCMVDNIQRMGVAQHFEKEIQQILDQVYKNYQMNLQTNEYLSSETSDLPERLFKDSLAFRLLRLQGYKINQGSFCWFLNQPHTRAYIEKNQEQFAYAMYNVYRATDLMFNGESEMEEARSFSRNFLVNNDNLSVLPALQKLIEHELNVPWFARLEHLDHRLWIELNQSLRHTIGKSPYYWLSYLQNDKLMQLAVQNYEYRQSIYRKELEDLKSWSKEKGLVDIGFGREKTTYSYFASAASSSSFLPYESFLRLVVAKCSIIITVADDFYDEEASLSELQILTEAIQRWDAKTLDGPSKIIFEALDDLVCDVAEMYHLQHKIDINPQLRHMWKETFHSWMMESSWSRTSNLPSMDAYLKVGMISIGAHILVLHATSLGCPTVPSENLGPINGHYENITKLLMATTRLLNDIQSYQKEREVGKMNYTLLHLNENPEGHIEDSITFVKDILGDKKKEFLENVLMDGFNDMPRTMKLLHLSCLNVFHMFFNSSNLFDTQAAILEDIMKAIYIPLQQEEQTPIPPPLKPLPPMLPSQEKKIKKQIEIAKVNACLNGKNFKHQVGIGISFVGRQAPKNYNSFGWSRKGFASQKLRSCFL, encoded by the exons TtctcaacaaccaaaatgaGCAAGGGTTTTGGGGTGAACCCAATGGTGAAAATCTTCCCACCATTTATGCTCTCCCTACTACTCTTGCTTGCATGATAGCACTCAAGAAATGGAATGTGGGTGAAAGCCACGTAAGGAGAGGtaaaattaaa CTTCTCTTTGCAATTCTCATGGATTCGTCATCATTGTCTTCCATTGAATCTCTTGTCAATGAGATCAAGAAAGAGTTATTGATCTCAAACCAAGATTTTAACAACACTTTTGTTACCCAAACATCTGCCCATGACACTGCTTGGTTGGCCATGATTCCTTTTAATAATCAAGAAGCCAATGGTTCTATGGTTGAGAGTTGTCTAAATTGGattatcaacaaccaaaatgagCAAGCGTTTTGGGGTGAACCCAATGGTGAAAATCTTCCCACCATTTATGCTCACCCTACTACTCTTTCTTGCATGGTAGCACTCAAGAAATGGAATGTGGGTGAAAGCCACataagaaaag TGCCTTCAAGATCTCCAGTAGATAAAGAGCTAGAAATGCTTTGCATGGTTGATAACATACAAAGAATGGGAGTAGCTCAGCACTTTGAGAAAGAGATTCAACAAATTCTTGACCAAGTTTACAAGAATTATCAAATGAACTTGCAAACTAATGAGTACTTATCATCAGAAACAAGTGATTTACCTGAGAGATTATTCAAGGACTCATTGGCTTTTAGGCTTCTCAGATTGCAAGGCTACAAAATAAATCAAG GGAGTTTTTGTTGGTTTCTTAATCAACCACACACAAGGGCCTACATAGAAAAGAACCAAGAACAGTTTGCATATGCGATGTACAATGTGTACAGAGCCACAGATCTAATGTTCAATGGAGAATCTGAAATGGAAGAAGCAAGATCTTTCTCCAGAAATTTTCTTGTAAACAATGACAATTTATCAGTGCTTCCAGCACTTCAAAAATTG ATTGAACATGAGTTGAATGTTCCATGGTTTGCTCGACTGGAACACCTTGACCACAGATTGtggattgaattaaatcaatcTCTCCGTCACACAATTGGAAAATCCCCATATTATTG GTTGTCTTATCTGCAAAATGACAAGTTAATGCAGCTAGCCGTGCAAAACTATGAATATCGGCAGTCAATTTACAGGAAGGAATTGGAAGACCTGAAGAG CTGGTCGAAAGAGAAGGGCCTTGTAGACATTGGATTTGGGAGAGAAAAAACTACATATTCTTATTTTGCAAGTGCAGCAAGCAGCAGTAGTTTTCTACCTTATGAATCTTTTCTTCGATTGGTTGTTGCAAAATGTTCCATAATTATTACTGTAGCTGATGACTTTTATGATGAAGAAGCCTCTTTAAGTGAACTCCAAATATTAACTGAGGCAATACAAAG gTGGGATGCAAAGACCCTAGATGGGCCAAGTAAGATCATATTTGAAGCACTTGATGATCTTGTGTGTGATGTTGCCGAAATGTACCACCTCCAACACAAAATTGACATCAACCCACAACTTCGACACATG TGGAAGGAGACATTTCATTCATGGATGATGGAAAGTTCGTGGAGTCGAACTTCAAATTTGCCATCTATGGATGCATATCTAAAAGTTGGGATGATATCAATTGGTGCACATATTTTGGTTCTTCATGCAACTTCCCTTGGATGTCCAACAGTGCCAAGTGAAAACCTTGGGCCAATTAATGGACACTATGAAAATATTACAAAGTTGCTCATGGCCACCACCCGATTGTTGAATGACATCCAAAGCTATCAA AAAGAAAGAGAAGTAGGGAAGATGAACTACACATTGCTTCACTTGAATGAAAATCCAGAGGGACACATTGAAGACTCAATTACTTTTGTGAAAGATATCTTGGGAGACAAGAAGAAAGAGTTTCTTGAAAATGTCCTAATGGATGGGTTCAATGACATGCCAAGGACAATGAAGCTTCTTCACCTTTCTTGCCTAAATGTGTTCCACATGTTCTTCAACTCTAGCAATTTATTTGATACACAAGCAGCAATACTTGAAGACATAATGAAAGCCATTTACATTCCTCTTCAACAAGAAGAACAAACTCCAATTCCACCACCTTTAAAGCCTTTGCCACCAATGTTACCATCTCAAGAAAAGAAGATCAAGAAGCAGATTGAGATTGCCAAAGTCAATGCATGTCTCAATGGAAAAAACTTCAAACACCAAGTTGGCATTGGTATAAGTTTTGTTGGAAGGCAAGCTCctaagaattataattcttttGGTTGGTCTAGAAAAGGGTTTGCTTCACAAAAGTTAAGATCGTGCTTCCTGTGA